The genomic DNA CGATAAAACGTTTCACGCTTTTACCCTCCAGTATCAATTTTGTGTTGAGTATAGCACTGAATCTTAATTAGGGGGTGTCCCTAAGTGCGGTTGTTAGCAACTAGATAATATTATTAGTGTCTGTCGATTTTATTGACAGTTCATTTCAAAAATCTAATGCAATTGCACTAGTATATTGCATTAAGTCTTAAACTTTAGTCTTGCGCTACAGCTTCACGACCGCGGTAATAACCGCACTTGCCACATACGCGATGAAGCGTCATTGGTTCGCGGCATTGTGGGCATGTTACCCAGTTGGGAGCCTCGAGGGCATCGTGTGAACGACGCTTACGTGTACGCGAGTGCGAATGACGTTTCTTAGGTACTGCCATAGTTAGCTCCTTAAATAGCCAATGACCATCT from Deltaproteobacteria bacterium includes the following:
- the rpmF gene encoding 50S ribosomal protein L32, producing MAVPKKRHSHSRTRKRRSHDALEAPNWVTCPQCREPMTLHRVCGKCGYYRGREAVAQD